The proteins below come from a single Lonchura striata isolate bLonStr1 chromosome 10, bLonStr1.mat, whole genome shotgun sequence genomic window:
- the HTR2B gene encoding 5-hydroxytryptamine receptor 2B, whose amino-acid sequence MSHPLQSLNGSGAGNGSLSPLSVTGAPKQDYPSEDQGNKVHWAALLILLLIIPTIGGNILVILAVSLEKKLQYATNYFLTSLAVADLLVGLFVMPIALLIILFDNTWPLPTALCPIWLFLDVLFSTASIMHLCAISLDRYIAIKKPIQASQYNSWATTIIKIIVVWLISIGIAIPVPIRGIEDGNGSSTNITCLLMPDRFHDFILYGSVAAFFIPLAIMIVTYLLTIRVLRRKAYLINKPPQRFTWSTVSTVFQRDTTPASSPEKVAMLNGSRKDQTLSSDMPICRTSTIGRKSMQTITNEQRASKVLGIVFFLFLLMWCPFFITNISSVLCNSCNKEVFQKLLEIFVWIGYVSSGVNPLVYTLFNKTFREAFSRYITCNYRTTKPIKALLQRSSRISFRSSVAENSKLFVMNGMRNGINPIMYQSPMRLRSSPIQASSAILLDTLLLTENEVDKTEEQVSYV is encoded by the exons ATGTCCCATCCTTTACAGTCCTTGAACGGATCTGGAGCTGGCAATGGATCTTTGTCACCTCTCTCAGTGACAGGAGCACCCAAGCAGGACTACCCAAGTGAGGACCAAGGAAATAAAGTGCACTGGGCAGCATTGCTGATCCTCCTGCTGATAATCCCCACCATTGGGGGGAACATACTTGTCATTCTAGCCGTGTCCCTGGAGAAGAAGTTGCAATATGCTACCAACTACTTTCTGACATCCTTGGCGGTGGCAGATTTGCTCGTGGGTCTGTTTGTGATGCCAATTGCCCTTCTGATAATATTATTTG acaATACCTGGCCTTTACCAACTGCCTTGTGTCCTATCTGGCTGTTCCTTGATGTCCTCTTTTCCACAGCTTCCATCATGCACCTCTGTGCCATCTCCCTGGACCGCTACATTGCCATAAAAAAGCCAATCCAGGCCAGCCAGTACAATTCATGGGCTACAACAATCATCAAAATCATCGTGGTTTGGCTCATTTCAATAG GCATTGCAATTCCAGTCCCTATCAGAGGCATTGAGGATGGAAATGGCAGCTCTACAAACATCACGTGTCTCCTGATGCCTGATCGCTTTCATGACTTCATTCTGTACGGATCAGTGGCTGCCTTCTTCATTCCTCTTGCTATCATGATTGTCACTTATTTGCTGACAATCCGAGTGCTGCGCAGAAAGGCTTATTTGATCAACAAGCCGCCTCAGCGCTTCACCTGGTCAACAGTGTCCACAGTCTTTCAGCGTGACACAACACCTGCCTCCTCACCAGAAAAGGTGGCCATGCTAAATGGCTCCAGAAAGGACCAGACTTTGTCCAGTGACATGCCTATCTGCAGGACATCCACGATTGGGAGGAAGTCCATGCAAACGATAACCAATGAACAAAGGGCGTCAAAAGTTCTGGGgattgtgttttttcttttcttgctgatGTGGTGCCCATTCTTCATAACAAACATCAGCTCAGTTCTGTGCAACTCCTGCAACAAGGAGgtttttcaaaagcttttggAGATATTTGTTTGGATAGGGTATGTATCCTCAGGAGTGAACCCTCTTGTATATACGCTCTTCAACAAAACATTTAGGGAGGCTTTCAGCAGGTACATCACTTGCAACTATCGGACCACAAAGCCTATCAAGGCCCTTCTGCAGCGCTCCAGCAGGATCTCTTTCAGAAGCTCTGTAGCAGAAAATTCCAAGCTTTTTGTCATGAATGGGATGAGAAATGGGATTAACCCCATTATGTACCAGAGCCCAATGAGGCTGAGGAGCTCACCCATCCAAGCATCATCGGCCATTCTGTTGGATACGCTGCTACTCACCGAAAATGAGGTTGATAAAACAGAAGAACAAGTCAGCTATGTATAG